The nucleotide window TTGAAATAAGCGTAACCCCTTATTACCATCCGATTATGCCCTTAATTTTAGATTCTGATGCAAGTCGCGAAGCCCTCCCCAATATACCTCTTCCTTCACAGCGCATTCAATTTCCTGAAGATTTAACTTGGCAGATTGAAAGTGCGGTAGAGAAGTATAGAGGCTATTTTGGCAAAAGACCTCAAGGGATGTGGCCATCAGAAGGATCGGTTTCCGAAGCGATTTTACCCTTTCTGATGAAGGCAGGGATAAACTGGATTGCCTCCGATGAGGAAATTCTCTGGCGTTCTTTAAAGCATGCCAAGTCCGATGAGCTTCTGTATCAGCCCTATCTTTTAGAGCGCAACCAAGGGAGATTAAACATTGTTTTTCGCAACCATACCCTTTCGGACTTAATTGGTTTTGTCTATCATCACTGGAATCATAAGGATGCAGTTGAGGATTTCTTGGGACGGCTGAGGAAAATTAGAGACACTCTTCCCAAAAACAGAAACTATCTTCTCCCTATCATCTTAGATGGGGAGAATGCTTGGGAGTATTATCAGCGCGATGGCTGGGACTTTCTTAACTTGCTCTATACCCGACTCTCGGAAGAAGAAGGAGAAATTGTCTCTACTACTATCAGTGGTTTCTTAAGCGCCAATCCTCCTAAGGAAAATATCGGAAGACTCTTTGCGGGTTCCTGGATTAACGGAAATTTTTCCATCTGGATTGGCCAGGAGGAGAAGAATCTCTCCTGGGATTATCTTTTCCGAACGCGTAAGAACCTCGTAGAATTCTTGAAAAATAACCCCCAAGTTAAAGATTCTCCCGAGGCAAAACTTGCTTGGCAGAATATCTATGCCGCCGAAGGAAGCGATTGGAATTGGTGGTATGGACCGGAACACGTCTCGGTGAACAACGAGGAGTTTGATAAAATCTACCGCACCCACTTAGCCAATGTCTATATTACTTTGGGTAGAGAAATTCCTGAGTTTTTGAAAGTTCCTATCCTTACCCAGCGTCTCAGTCGCTACCTTGAACCCACCGCTTTAATCCATCCCCAAATTGACGGCGAGGTTAACAATTATTATGAATGGGTGGGAGCGGGTTTTCTGGATTTAACCCAAACCGGAACAAATATGCATAAGGTAAGTTCTTTAGTTAAAAAAGTCTGGTTTGGCTTTAATTTAGAGGATATTTTTTTACGGCTTGATTTAGATCTTCCCCCCGAGGAAAAAACCTTAAAACTCTTTATTAACATTTTCCCCAAGGAGGCAAAACTGGAAATTCCTCTGGAGAAGTCATTCTCTCTTGCGGTGCGCACTTGGCAGAAACAGTCTGAGATCTGGCAGGAATTTCCTTTACCCAACAAGGCTGCTTTTGTAAAAATAATGGAGATAAAATTTAACTATCTCAATTTAGGTCTTGGCCACGGCGAGGAAACCAGAATCAGTCTCATGATACAAGATAATGAGCATATCTTAGAGGAGATTCCTCCTCAGGGAGCCTTGAAACTCGTTCTGCCTACTCCTGATTTTGAAGCTTGGCAATGGTCAGCCTAAAATAAAAAACTCTAAATCCTAAACTCAAAACTCTAAATGGTAGAGGAAAGGAATCCCAATGTTTTTGACTTAGAAGAGCGAACAAAAAAGTTCGCCCAGATGGTAAGGGAGTATGTTAAGAATCTTCCCAGGACTTTGACCAACTTAGAATACGCGAAACAGCTTATTAGAGCTTCAGGTTCTGGGGGTCAAATTATATTGAAGCAGAAGAAGCATTGAGTAGGAAAGATTTTATAATGAGAATTAAAATATGCCGTAAAGAAGCTAAAGAGGCTAAATACTGGTTTGAATTAACTGAACCTAAAGATAAGGGAATTTTAGAAAAAGAAGCGTTGCTTAACGAGGCATCTGAGTTGATGAAGATTTTTGGCGCAATAATTCATAAATCCAAGCAATAAAAGAATATTAATTTTTCATTAGAGTTTCGAGTTTTTAAATTAGTGTTTCGAGTTTAGAGTTTCGAGTTTAACTATGTTATCGATAATTATTCCTCTTTACAACGAAGAAAAAAATATCTTTCCTCTCTATGAGCGGTTAAAAGCGGTGCTTAGTTTTTTAGGGAAGGAATACGAGATTATTTTTATCGACGATGGTTCAGAGGATAAGAGTTTCGAGGTGCTTCGGGAGCTTAAAAGTAAAGACTCTTGTGTTAAAATCATTAAGTTTAGAAGAAACTGCGGCCAGACTTCGGCTTTAGATGCCGGATTTAGAAACGCAAGAGGAGAGACGATTATCAGTATGGATGCAGATTTGCAGAATGACCCCCAAGATATTCCCCGTCTTTTAGAAGCCCTAAAAAATTCTGATGTGGTTTGTGGCTGGAGAAAAAAACGGCGCGACCCGTTTCTAAAGAAAATTTTTTCGCTCATTGCCAATTCCCTAAGAAGATTTGTGCTTGGGGATAGAATCCTTGATATCGGATGCACCTTGAGAGCTTATCGTCGGGAAGCTCTGGAGAGGGTAAAGTTATTTAACGGTTTGCATCGGTTTTTACCGCTACTGATAGAGTATGAAGGTTTTAAAGTTGCTCAGATTGAGGTGAAACACCATTTTCGCTTTTCCGGAAAAAGTAAGTACAGATTCTCCAAGCGCCTGCTTAAACCCTTTCTTGACCTTTGGGCCGTTTTTTGGATGAAAAAGAATTGGATAAGGTATGAATACAAAATTTTTTAAAATCCCCAAAATTATCCCTCCAAACCCCTAAAAATTGGAGTTTATATAAAAAGAGAGGTGAGAATGAAGCTAAATTTTTGGCTTGTGCTTGGTTTTGTTGCCCAGTTTTGTTTTTTCTTGCGTTTTTTTGTGCAGTGGATTGTTTCCGAAAAAAAAGGAAGAAGCACTGTTCCTCTTGCCTTCTGGTATTTAAGCCTTTTAGGAGGAACATTACTTCTCATCTATTCACTCTATCGTAAAGACCCTGTGTTTATTCTTGGACAGGCGCTCGGGCTTGCGATATATGTGCGCAACCTGATACTAATTAAGAAAGAAATCCCAAACCCGAAATCCTAAACCCTAATATTTTGAATTTCGAGTTTAGGGTTTAGAGTTTAGTAAAAAAGTGTTTAGAAATAAAATATTTTATTTTTTGGTTCTCTTAGTAGTTGGTTGTTTTTTGTTTTTCTATAAATTAGGGAATTTACCCCTTCTTGACCCCGATGAGCCACGCTATGCCGAGGTTGCTCGGGAGATGGGGGAGAGGGGAGATTTTTTAATTCCCTATTTTAACTACACGCCTCGTTTAAAAAAACCCCCACTTTTCTACTGGTTAGTTTTTCTTTCCTCTAAACTTTTTGGCATAAA belongs to Candidatus Omnitrophota bacterium and includes:
- a CDS encoding glycosyltransferase family 39 protein; translation: MVLLVVGCFLFFYKLGNLPLLDPDEPRYAEVAREMGERGDFLIPYFNYTPRLKKPPLFYWLVFLSSKLFGINEFSARFPSAFFALVGVFLTYLIGAHLFSSFSGFLSALILATSLEYLVISRLAITDMTLCFFFLSAV
- a CDS encoding lipid-A-disaccharide synthase N-terminal domain-containing protein, with product MKLNFWLVLGFVAQFCFFLRFFVQWIVSEKKGRSTVPLAFWYLSLLGGTLLLIYSLYRKDPVFILGQALGLAIYVRNLILIKKEIPNPKS
- a CDS encoding glycosyltransferase family 2 protein, with protein sequence MLSIIIPLYNEEKNIFPLYERLKAVLSFLGKEYEIIFIDDGSEDKSFEVLRELKSKDSCVKIIKFRRNCGQTSALDAGFRNARGETIISMDADLQNDPQDIPRLLEALKNSDVVCGWRKKRRDPFLKKIFSLIANSLRRFVLGDRILDIGCTLRAYRREALERVKLFNGLHRFLPLLIEYEGFKVAQIEVKHHFRFSGKSKYRFSKRLLKPFLDLWAVFWMKKNWIRYEYKIF
- a CDS encoding glycoside hydrolase family 57 protein, with amino-acid sequence MLYLAFLWHMHQPYYRNLLTGEVYLPWVRLHGIKDYLDMLIILERYPKIKANFNLVPSLIDQLEGYTQGTVKDVYLEISRKNAEELTTEDKIFILSKFFTLNWHTMLKPYPRYSELLNKRGEFLNSRDVSRALKNFTLQDFRDLITWFNLSWFDPYFKEHIPELKELVNKGKRFTEEEKNLVLEKQIEILKQILPKYKALEETGQIEISVTPYYHPIMPLILDSDASREALPNIPLPSQRIQFPEDLTWQIESAVEKYRGYFGKRPQGMWPSEGSVSEAILPFLMKAGINWIASDEEILWRSLKHAKSDELLYQPYLLERNQGRLNIVFRNHTLSDLIGFVYHHWNHKDAVEDFLGRLRKIRDTLPKNRNYLLPIILDGENAWEYYQRDGWDFLNLLYTRLSEEEGEIVSTTISGFLSANPPKENIGRLFAGSWINGNFSIWIGQEEKNLSWDYLFRTRKNLVEFLKNNPQVKDSPEAKLAWQNIYAAEGSDWNWWYGPEHVSVNNEEFDKIYRTHLANVYITLGREIPEFLKVPILTQRLSRYLEPTALIHPQIDGEVNNYYEWVGAGFLDLTQTGTNMHKVSSLVKKVWFGFNLEDIFLRLDLDLPPEEKTLKLFINIFPKEAKLEIPLEKSFSLAVRTWQKQSEIWQEFPLPNKAAFVKIMEIKFNYLNLGLGHGEETRISLMIQDNEHILEEIPPQGALKLVLPTPDFEAWQWSA